One segment of Myotis daubentonii chromosome 11, mMyoDau2.1, whole genome shotgun sequence DNA contains the following:
- the LOC132212083 gene encoding COMM domain-containing protein 6-like, whose translation MEGSNEPVLDATAKVTNQPVDFQWKLGMAVSSDSCRSLKYPYVAVMLKVADHSGQVKTKSFEMTTPQFPVEEKEDRICLIPFLSEFEKRR comes from the coding sequence ATGGAGGGGTCTAACGAGCCGGTCCTGGATGCTACGGCCAAGGTCACCAACCAGCCTGTAGATTTTCAGTGGAAACTGGGTATGGCTGTGAGCTCAGACAGTTGCAGATCACTTAAGTATCCTTATGTTGCAGTGATGCTAAAAGTGGCAGATCATTCAGGCCAAGTAAAGACCAAGTCTTTTGAAATGACAACTCCACAGTTTCCGGTTGAAGAGAAGGAAGACAGAATATGTTTGATCCCTTTCTTATCTGAATTTGAAAAAAGAAGATGA